In the genome of Nymphaea colorata isolate Beijing-Zhang1983 chromosome 9, ASM883128v2, whole genome shotgun sequence, one region contains:
- the LOC116260785 gene encoding protein-ribulosamine 3-kinase, chloroplastic yields the protein MMGHAGLLPPLSSCFPFTRLPLRSRPTTILFKPVATADFSNDPVREWILTEGKATKITRISSVGGGCINLANRYDTDVRSFFVKTNRSIGPEMFEGEALGLSLMYETKSIRVPRPFKVGSLPRGGSFIIMEFIEFGPSRGDQAMLGRKLAEMHKASKSDKGFGFPVNNTIGSTPQINTWSTDWVQFYAEHRLGYQLNLALQQYGDSAIHEKGQRLINNMHKLFEDVVIEPCLLHGDLWSGNISSDKNGEPVILDPACYYGHNEAEFGMSWCAGFTSSFYNAYFEVMPKHPGHEQRRDLYLLYHYLNHYNLFGSGYRSSCMSIIDNYLRALKA from the exons ATGATGGGACACGCGGGGCTGCTCCCTCCTCTCTCATCGTGCTTCCCTTTTACTCGGCTCCCCCTTCGGTCGAGACCGACCACCATTCTCTTCAAACCAGTAGCAA CGGCGGATTTCAGCAATGACCCAGTTCGGGAGTGGATACTTACCGAAGGGAAAGCAACGAAGATCACGCGGATCAGTTCTGTTGGTGGTGGGTGCATCAATCTTGCTAATCGTTACGATACCGATGTCCGGTCATTTTTTGTCAAGACCAACAG AAGCATTGGGCCCGAGATGTTTGAAGGCGAAGCTTTAGGACTTAGTTTGATGTACGAGACAAAGTCTATTCGCGTGCCTCGTCCTTTCAAG GTTGGTTCACTACCACGAGGAGGTTCCTTCATCATTATGGAATTTATAGAATTCGGGCCGTCTAGAGGAGACCAG GCGATGCTGGGTAGGAAGCTTGCTGAAATGCATAAAGCTAGCAAATCTGATAAAGGATTTGGATTTCCTGTTAACAATACAATTGGCAG TACACCTCAAATAAACACTTGGTCCACAGATTGGGTCCAATTTTATGCTGAGCATAGATTGGGCTACCAATTAAACTTGGCTTTACAACAGTACGGGGATTCTGCGATCCATGAAAAAG GACAAAGGCTAATAAATAATATGCACAAACTGTTTGAAGATGTTGTGATTGAACCGTGTTTGCTTCACGGAGACCTGTGGAGTGGGAATATTAGCTCTGACAAGAATGGTGAACCTGTTATACTGGATCCAGCTTGCTACT ATGGCCATAATGAGGCTGAATTTGGGATGTCATGGTGCGCAGGATTTACTAGTTCCTTCTACAATGCGTATTTCGAG GTAATGCCAAAGCATCCGGGCCACGAGCAGAGAAGGGATCTGTATTTGTTGTATCATTACTTGAACCACTACAATCTGTTTGGTTCTGGTTATCGTTCCTCCTGCATGTCTATAATTGACAATTACCTGCGTGCTCTGAAAGCATAA